The stretch of DNA GAAGTGAGTGCAGGGTTTGCTGGATATATTTGGTTGTTTACGCCCGTTTTAGCGCTAAACTTGTCAATTTTCTTTGAGGATTTTGAGTGGACGATCTACTCACTGACAGGAACTATATTGGTTGTTATGGGTGGATTGCTCAGCTCAAAAAAAGAGCGCAAGAAATTGTTGAAACAATCATCCCATCATCCGGCGGGATTGTAGAGCGAGCGAGAGCGTTCCATCATCTAAGTAATCAAGTTCTCCACCAACAGGGACGCCATGAGAGAGTTTTGTGACTTTGAGTTGATATGATTCAAGGAGATGAGCAATATAATGAGACGTTGTCTGTCCATTCATCGTTGCGCTGAGGGCAATAATCACTTCTTGAATTTGCCCATTTGATTGCTGTAAGCGTTGTTCGAGGATGTTAAGTCTTAGGTTTTCTGGTCTGATACCATCGAGCGGAGATAAAACACCACCAAGAACATGATAAAGGCCTTTGTATGAGCCTGTGCGCTCAAGTGCCCAGAGGTCTCCGACTGTTTCAATAATACATAAGGTTGACTGATCACGCTTATCATCTTGGCAGAGACTGCAAGGAGTTTGCGTATCTTGATTGCCACAAAGAGGGCAGGCGACAATTTTTTCAGCAACTTCTTGAAAAGAGGCCAGTAGAGGGAGCATGAGCTTTTCTTTGTCTTGTAAAAGATAAAGAGCAGCTCTGCGGG from Alphaproteobacteria bacterium encodes:
- the recR gene encoding recombination protein RecR, producing MASQELEKFIKLLGRMPGLGPRSARRAALYLLQDKEKLMLPLLASFQEVAEKIVACPLCGNQDTQTPCSLCQDDKRDQSTLCIIETVGDLWALERTGSYKGLYHVLGGVLSPLDGIRPENLRLNILEQRLQQSNGQIQEVIIALSATMNGQTTSHYIAHLLESYQLKVTKLSHGVPVGGELDYLDDGTLSLALQSRRMMG